A part of Lactobacillus sp. ESL0700 genomic DNA contains:
- a CDS encoding M48 family metalloprotease yields MNDLIQYLLNFALDQGFSVAQICEAEEYRSLADKSKKLIIINTNWRNKAELPFIIGHEIGHLVDGDLGISSYCGTTLTSKERHADLYSLNLIFDYATNQYDCYQEPGQFMQAYGIPTRMYDDVVKLFRNNDDLFF; encoded by the coding sequence GTGAATGATTTAATACAATATTTATTAAATTTTGCTCTTGATCAAGGCTTTAGTGTCGCTCAAATATGTGAAGCTGAGGAATATAGGTCTCTAGCTGACAAATCTAAAAAGCTGATTATCATTAATACAAATTGGAGAAATAAAGCTGAACTACCTTTCATTATTGGTCATGAAATCGGTCATTTAGTGGATGGTGACTTGGGCATTTCAAGTTATTGCGGTACTACGCTTACGTCTAAAGAACGACACGCTGATCTTTATTCACTCAATTTGATTTTTGATTATGCGACTAATCAATATGATTGTTACCAAGAACCAGGTCAATTTATGCAAGCTTATGGTATTCCAACTAGAATGTATGATGATGTAGTGAAATTATTTAGAAACAATGATGATTTGTTTTTTTGA
- a CDS encoding helix-turn-helix transcriptional regulator produces MTTFERLKKLASERKMSLSYVNDKAGLGTNSIYHWKTKTPSTENLQKVAKVLHTSTDYLLGNTDDPSPVSKDHHAVDIENDELLSYRGRPIPEDYLNIIKNLMDSDIQHGRKR; encoded by the coding sequence ATGACTACATTTGAAAGATTAAAAAAATTAGCATCTGAGCGAAAAATGTCGCTCTCATATGTAAATGATAAGGCTGGGTTAGGTACAAATTCTATTTATCATTGGAAAACAAAAACACCTTCCACAGAAAATCTGCAAAAGGTGGCTAAAGTTCTTCACACATCAACAGACTACCTACTAGGCAATACTGATGACCCCTCACCTGTTTCTAAGGATCATCATGCTGTGGACATTGAGAACGATGAATTATTATCATACCGTGGTCGCCCTATTCCAGAAGATTATCTAAATATCATAAAAAATTTAATGGACTCAGATATTCAACACGGCAGAAAGAGGTAG
- a CDS encoding helix-turn-helix transcriptional regulator, whose amino-acid sequence MVEEELERATENLEIKFKIALIKRHMTHKELSELIGTSQAQVSRALKGDNMPSSKKIRTKAAKILGI is encoded by the coding sequence ATGGTCGAAGAAGAACTAGAAAGAGCTACTGAAAATTTGGAAATCAAATTCAAAATAGCTTTGATTAAGCGTCACATGACGCACAAAGAATTAAGTGAATTGATTGGTACTAGTCAAGCACAGGTGTCTCGTGCATTGAAAGGTGACAATATGCCTAGCTCTAAGAAAATTAGAACCAAGGCTGCAAAAATCTTAGGAATTTAG
- a CDS encoding DUF771 domain-containing protein, whose amino-acid sequence MQIPVTKEERKAEFKEFAKELHLVPEDDLMGKTIGIDEFRKKYCGGKHAEWVRTFILDVFKPDWVVNPHKQRVKTIIFEYPAKKWMNEHYQEIDWNAKLSDLGK is encoded by the coding sequence ATGCAAATCCCAGTGACTAAGGAAGAACGTAAAGCTGAATTTAAGGAATTCGCTAAGGAACTACATTTAGTTCCTGAAGATGATCTGATGGGTAAAACAATCGGCATTGATGAATTTCGTAAAAAGTATTGCGGCGGAAAACACGCAGAATGGGTAAGGACATTTATTTTGGATGTCTTTAAACCGGACTGGGTAGTTAATCCACATAAGCAGCGTGTCAAAACTATTATTTTCGAGTATCCAGCTAAAAAGTGGATGAATGAGCATTATCAAGAAATTGATTGGAATGCGAAGTTAAGCGATTTAGGGAAGTGA
- a CDS encoding DEAD/DEAH box helicase, whose product MYQLREYQTNLVAQIIKSMRSGHRHIIVQSPPRTGKTVVMAEIARRTTLKGNRVMFIIHRKEVLEQAKATFKEQDVDPDLATMGMVQTLTRRVNKLPVPNLILIDEGHHALAKSYQNILNKFPQAFVLFFTATPVRTGRLQLDQVADDIVLGQSIKELTENGYLAPFRYFEPPNDFDASKLKRSSTGDYTNKSMDEAMSSTIYGHIVKQYKRIAQGMQAVVYTYSIESAINVAKEFCEAGIAAAEVDGKTEMAVRDRIVEQFRKQELQVLVNVNLFTEGIDLPNVDCVIMARPTTSLALYLQFSMRCLNPRPNKTAIIIDHANNFQKFGYPDDDRDWKQAIITQDKGKHKAATENIVQIVQCDYCFAVIRPSAIKNGKCPYCGNPVKVITPKKIADIDLIEARRKKINEIVNDNVMQNVADKKPSELHSMKELKAYAKLHDYKPGWVYFQGKMKGLIKK is encoded by the coding sequence ATGTACCAACTAAGAGAGTATCAAACTAATCTCGTTGCGCAGATTATTAAATCAATGCGTTCTGGACACCGACACATTATTGTGCAAAGTCCACCGCGAACTGGCAAAACTGTGGTCATGGCTGAAATTGCTCGCAGGACAACTTTAAAAGGTAATCGAGTAATGTTTATCATTCATCGTAAAGAAGTCTTAGAACAGGCTAAAGCAACTTTTAAAGAGCAAGATGTGGATCCTGATTTAGCCACAATGGGCATGGTGCAGACATTGACTCGTAGAGTAAATAAATTGCCAGTGCCAAATTTGATTTTGATTGATGAAGGACACCATGCCTTAGCTAAGAGTTATCAAAATATTTTGAATAAGTTTCCTCAAGCGTTTGTTTTATTCTTCACGGCAACACCTGTCAGAACAGGCAGACTGCAATTGGACCAAGTTGCTGATGATATTGTCCTGGGGCAATCAATTAAAGAATTGACTGAAAATGGTTATTTAGCACCGTTCAGATATTTTGAACCACCTAATGATTTTGATGCCAGTAAATTAAAGCGTTCATCAACAGGTGATTACACGAATAAGTCAATGGATGAAGCAATGAGTTCAACGATTTATGGTCATATTGTTAAGCAGTACAAACGAATAGCTCAAGGAATGCAGGCTGTGGTTTATACCTATTCAATTGAATCAGCCATTAATGTGGCCAAAGAGTTTTGTGAAGCAGGAATTGCTGCAGCTGAAGTTGATGGCAAGACAGAAATGGCAGTCAGAGATCGAATTGTTGAGCAATTTCGCAAGCAAGAATTGCAAGTCCTGGTTAATGTCAATCTGTTTACGGAAGGCATAGACCTGCCAAACGTTGACTGTGTGATTATGGCCAGACCGACAACATCGCTGGCATTGTACTTACAATTTTCAATGAGGTGCTTAAACCCCAGGCCTAATAAAACGGCAATCATTATTGACCATGCTAATAACTTCCAAAAGTTTGGTTATCCCGATGATGATCGCGACTGGAAACAAGCAATTATTACCCAAGATAAAGGTAAGCACAAGGCTGCTACTGAAAATATCGTGCAGATTGTACAGTGTGATTACTGTTTTGCAGTAATTAGACCTAGTGCTATTAAGAACGGTAAGTGTCCATATTGTGGCAATCCAGTTAAAGTGATTACGCCAAAAAAGATTGCTGATATTGATTTAATTGAAGCAAGACGCAAAAAAATTAATGAAATTGTTAATGACAATGTGATGCAGAACGTGGCTGATAAAAAGCCGAGTGAACTGCACTCAATGAAAGAACTAAAAGCTTATGCAAAACTACATGATTATAAACCTGGCTGGGTGTATTTCCAAGGCAAGATGAAAGGACTAATTAAGAAATGA
- a CDS encoding AAA family ATPase, whose product MITLPKVETLKPKSQPHNFFIWGATMSGKSYFASFFPNPLVLNTDGNSEQGSAPSIQIRNERGKDGKLRQSAIKQIDDVILALQNQDKTKPQFETLVVDVIDDICVMFEQAICIDNGVQSLADIGYGKGYAMLNSTLQQFVMDLKALPMNIIYISRELSITDDKTNVTTYVPSLKTKYYNIVNGNCDLVIRTQRLKGDNFYRSIEAKRTDYKPENITNHRVLTLLEKIPGMFPTEQKKESK is encoded by the coding sequence ATGATTACATTACCAAAAGTAGAAACATTAAAACCAAAGTCACAGCCACATAACTTTTTTATCTGGGGCGCAACAATGAGCGGCAAAAGTTACTTTGCCAGTTTCTTCCCAAATCCGTTAGTTCTGAATACTGACGGTAACAGTGAACAGGGCTCAGCACCAAGCATTCAGATTAGAAATGAGCGTGGTAAAGACGGCAAATTAAGACAGTCGGCAATTAAGCAGATTGATGATGTGATTTTAGCTTTGCAAAATCAAGATAAAACTAAACCGCAGTTTGAAACGCTAGTAGTTGATGTTATTGACGACATCTGTGTCATGTTTGAGCAGGCGATTTGCATTGATAACGGAGTGCAATCGTTAGCGGACATTGGCTATGGCAAAGGTTATGCAATGCTCAATTCAACCTTGCAGCAGTTCGTGATGGATTTAAAGGCATTACCGATGAACATTATTTATATCAGTCGTGAGTTATCAATTACTGACGATAAAACTAATGTAACTACTTATGTTCCATCACTAAAAACGAAGTATTACAACATCGTGAATGGCAATTGTGACCTAGTTATCCGAACGCAACGTTTAAAGGGCGATAATTTCTATCGTTCAATTGAGGCAAAGCGTACAGATTACAAACCAGAAAATATTACTAATCATCGAGTTTTGACCTTATTAGAAAAAATACCAGGTATGTTTCCAACTGAACAAAAGAAAGAGAGTAAATAA
- a CDS encoding DUF669 domain-containing protein, which produces MGLLDALNQVKQEKFDPSEGKTGSGFEKLPAGTYNVNLKEVNHGAWNSGTEYIRFTMEVLDGEEAGRQEFITPTLAEVSAKGKPIPDFVLATSIKTIKVIGQMAGFVVPDSVFAGQTETENYEAIAKAFQPYIGKVMQMTIKESRNKKDPDNPYRNYEFAQLEQPKKAAVKKDPFAGSGDTVNISDEDLPF; this is translated from the coding sequence ATGGGATTATTAGATGCATTAAACCAAGTAAAACAAGAAAAATTTGATCCAAGCGAAGGCAAAACAGGCAGTGGTTTTGAAAAACTTCCTGCGGGTACCTACAACGTTAATCTGAAAGAAGTTAATCATGGAGCTTGGAATTCTGGAACTGAATATATTCGCTTCACAATGGAAGTCTTAGATGGTGAAGAAGCAGGTAGACAAGAATTTATCACGCCAACTCTGGCAGAGGTTTCTGCTAAAGGTAAACCAATTCCTGATTTCGTTTTGGCAACATCGATTAAAACGATTAAGGTTATTGGCCAAATGGCAGGTTTTGTTGTACCAGACAGTGTGTTTGCTGGACAAACGGAAACTGAAAATTATGAAGCAATTGCTAAAGCATTTCAGCCATATATTGGTAAGGTTATGCAAATGACAATTAAAGAAAGTAGAAATAAAAAGGATCCTGACAATCCTTATCGAAATTATGAATTTGCACAGTTGGAACAACCTAAAAAAGCAGCTGTAAAGAAGGACCCATTCGCAGGCTCTGGCGACACAGTAAATATTTCTGATGAAGATTTACCATTCTAA
- a CDS encoding bifunctional DNA primase/polymerase, translating into MLVNLVNYAISYAQHGFSVIPIGQNKRPLIKFADRPALTPDEIERVWQKYPLANIALKTDKFFVVDVDRHGEVDGTKSIKALNHDEWFKGTLTEKTAHDGFHFFFAKPTGDAIAQNIGFLPGVDLKAHPNNYVVVAPSNLQGKSYKWLNRNPIRPAPVGLLELIKSKKPEFKPNFKSDYLNQGKTQTTALFEEIVNGLGETGGRNNALASFVGGLLFRNVNPEIAGQLAVIANDNTADKLPLKEVETTVNSMIEKEIRRRGG; encoded by the coding sequence ATGTTAGTTAATTTAGTCAATTATGCGATTAGCTACGCACAACATGGCTTCTCGGTAATTCCAATTGGGCAGAACAAGCGACCGCTAATTAAATTCGCTGATAGACCTGCATTAACACCTGATGAAATTGAACGGGTTTGGCAAAAATATCCATTAGCTAACATTGCACTGAAAACTGACAAGTTTTTTGTGGTTGATGTTGATCGGCACGGTGAAGTAGATGGTACAAAATCAATCAAGGCTTTAAATCATGATGAATGGTTTAAAGGCACATTGACAGAAAAAACTGCGCATGATGGTTTCCACTTCTTCTTTGCTAAACCTACTGGTGATGCAATTGCGCAAAATATTGGCTTTTTGCCAGGTGTGGACTTAAAAGCACACCCCAATAATTATGTGGTCGTTGCTCCTTCGAATTTACAAGGAAAGTCATACAAGTGGCTTAATCGCAATCCAATCAGACCGGCTCCAGTAGGTTTATTGGAATTAATTAAAAGTAAAAAGCCGGAGTTCAAACCGAATTTTAAATCAGATTATTTAAATCAAGGCAAGACACAAACAACAGCCTTATTTGAAGAAATAGTTAATGGCTTAGGTGAGACCGGTGGCCGCAACAATGCACTGGCAAGTTTTGTCGGTGGCCTATTATTTCGCAATGTTAATCCAGAAATTGCTGGGCAGTTGGCAGTGATTGCCAATGACAATACAGCTGATAAATTACCGTTAAAAGAAGTAGAAACAACTGTTAACTCAATGATTGAAAAAGAAATTCGTAGACGAGGAGGTTAG
- a CDS encoding VapE domain-containing protein, translating to MKLVEDNAKKLAKMQTSHDINFSETEKGALKTNSVMNVMLILLNDKSLKGLFKFNEFTDSVDISRKQKIQLSTIPPLNFSEGKYEDKDTNSLEAYIEASPNYKHTVFKNALIEQAVDNVARANSYNPLVDYFNNCLKNWDRKRRVDNFFPTYLGAEKDETDILITRLWLMGAVAKAYNPLVKFDYVLDLVGGQGAGKTTLLQKLAPLGLYTDQFTTFTDKDDFEVMRNALIVNDDEMTASNRASFEEIKKFITMQRFEYRKSYGRNVSHFNKKFVISRTTNEIKHLKDKSGDRRFISILVNPDKQLKHPVTDLTQDYVDQLWGEVVWLYQQAKDPFILDKHQSDLLKKNREQFMYTTSLEDELDDVLENTFADTDFIANTDLAYYLLGSQDGFTNNRKASREVRYYMQHKGWDAGTRRRVNGKITRGFRKM from the coding sequence ATGAAGCTGGTTGAAGATAACGCTAAAAAATTAGCTAAAATGCAGACTTCCCACGATATTAATTTTTCTGAAACTGAAAAAGGTGCTTTGAAAACTAATTCAGTTATGAATGTAATGCTAATTCTACTAAATGATAAGTCACTCAAAGGTTTATTCAAATTTAATGAATTTACTGACTCAGTAGATATTTCAAGAAAGCAAAAAATTCAACTATCAACGATACCACCGCTCAACTTTTCTGAAGGTAAATATGAGGATAAGGACACAAATAGCCTAGAAGCATATATCGAAGCTAGTCCTAACTACAAGCATACAGTTTTTAAAAATGCCTTAATTGAGCAGGCAGTTGACAATGTGGCCAGAGCTAATTCATATAATCCGTTAGTCGATTATTTCAACAATTGCTTAAAAAATTGGGATAGAAAACGGCGAGTAGATAATTTCTTCCCTACTTATCTTGGAGCCGAAAAAGATGAAACTGACATTTTAATTACAAGACTATGGTTAATGGGAGCAGTGGCCAAAGCTTACAACCCTTTAGTTAAATTTGACTACGTTCTGGATTTAGTAGGTGGTCAAGGAGCCGGCAAAACAACGCTTTTGCAGAAACTTGCACCACTTGGTTTATATACTGATCAGTTCACTACCTTTACTGATAAAGATGATTTTGAAGTAATGCGAAATGCTTTAATCGTTAACGATGATGAGATGACCGCATCAAACAGAGCTTCATTTGAAGAAATTAAGAAATTCATTACAATGCAGAGATTTGAATATCGCAAGTCTTACGGTAGAAACGTCAGTCACTTCAACAAAAAGTTTGTCATTTCAAGAACGACAAACGAAATTAAGCACCTGAAAGATAAATCAGGTGACAGACGATTTATTTCAATCCTAGTTAACCCAGATAAGCAACTAAAACACCCAGTTACGGATTTAACGCAAGATTATGTTGATCAGTTGTGGGGCGAAGTAGTCTGGCTATATCAGCAGGCAAAAGACCCGTTTATTTTAGATAAACATCAAAGTGACCTATTAAAGAAGAATCGTGAACAGTTCATGTACACAACTTCACTGGAAGATGAACTTGACGACGTTTTGGAAAATACATTTGCAGATACAGACTTCATTGCTAATACAGATTTAGCATATTATCTCTTAGGTTCACAAGATGGATTTACGAATAACCGTAAAGCATCACGAGAAGTTAGGTATTACATGCAGCATAAAGGTTGGGACGCAGGTACAAGAAGGCGAGTAAATGGAAAAATAACTCGTGGATTTAGAAAAATGTGA
- a CDS encoding phosphatidylglycerophosphatase A: MENRIKNHYPDTKAYNYILKEFDEKGIDLNIIAKEAYESQLRHHTKKDLSFYRKALDKVLHKREIMNYIMTGLALDNLATAKKLPQPLQSILDNDLGVYGTDESIAIGMTGLYGSIAQTNFGTLDTYKSGLAKEIDTDNSRVNVFLDDIVSALNACTQAQVAHSEA, encoded by the coding sequence ATGGAAAATAGAATAAAAAATCATTACCCAGACACTAAAGCATATAACTATATACTTAAAGAATTTGATGAAAAGGGCATTGATTTAAATATAATTGCTAAAGAAGCTTATGAAAGTCAATTACGACATCATACTAAAAAAGATTTGAGTTTTTATCGTAAAGCTTTAGATAAAGTTTTACATAAACGAGAAATTATGAATTATATTATGACCGGCTTAGCTTTGGATAACTTAGCTACAGCTAAAAAATTGCCTCAGCCTTTGCAATCTATTTTGGATAATGACTTAGGCGTTTATGGAACTGATGAATCAATTGCTATTGGTATGACAGGACTATATGGTTCAATTGCTCAGACTAATTTTGGTACCTTAGATACTTACAAGTCTGGTCTAGCAAAAGAAATCGATACTGATAATAGCAGAGTTAATGTGTTTTTAGATGACATTGTATCAGCGTTAAATGCTTGTACTCAGGCACAAGTAGCACATAGCGAGGCGTAG
- a CDS encoding VRR-NUC domain-containing protein: protein MTELKTEHDIQNSIRLAFSQRHYLCFRANVGKVLMQNGRWFDTGLPKGFPDLFGYDNLNKPFFIEVKNAKGKPRPDQIRFHEMLSQRNICHGIARSPEEAIAIVKGDLIGYGY, encoded by the coding sequence ATGACAGAACTTAAAACGGAACATGATATTCAAAATTCAATTCGCCTAGCATTCTCACAGCGGCATTATCTATGTTTTCGTGCAAATGTTGGCAAGGTTTTAATGCAGAACGGGCGTTGGTTTGATACAGGGTTACCTAAAGGATTTCCCGATTTATTCGGGTATGACAATTTAAATAAGCCATTCTTTATTGAAGTTAAAAATGCAAAAGGCAAACCGAGACCTGATCAGATTAGGTTCCATGAAATGCTTTCCCAACGAAATATTTGTCACGGTATTGCTCGCAGTCCTGAAGAAGCAATTGCAATTGTGAAAGGAGACCTGATTGGGTATGGATACTAA
- a CDS encoding ArpU family phage packaging/lysis transcriptional regulator, whose protein sequence is MQFFRELDEKKTADKTENFLDYKLPQFIEQTGYLLPDLASPKWSSMPKSPNAINSREDNLLEAIEIDRIMRAIHQTIYHCSSISKIILISLFIKRNSVEQTMRLLPYEKTRYYKRLKPKALIEFANKYHYYENQNGVDDDNFIELRIFKKQHSEEF, encoded by the coding sequence ATGCAATTCTTTCGCGAGCTTGATGAAAAGAAAACAGCTGATAAAACTGAAAACTTTTTAGATTACAAATTACCACAGTTTATTGAGCAAACAGGATACTTATTGCCTGATTTAGCTAGTCCTAAGTGGTCTAGCATGCCCAAAAGTCCTAATGCAATCAACTCGCGTGAAGATAATCTACTTGAAGCAATTGAGATTGATCGTATTATGCGAGCTATTCATCAAACAATTTATCATTGTTCATCAATTAGTAAAATAATTTTAATATCTTTATTTATAAAGCGTAATTCAGTAGAGCAAACAATGCGGTTATTACCTTACGAGAAAACTCGCTATTATAAGCGATTAAAACCTAAAGCATTAATCGAATTTGCTAATAAGTATCATTATTATGAAAATCAGAATGGTGTTGATGATGATAATTTTATTGAATTAAGAATTTTCAAAAAGCAACATTCAGAGGAATTTTAG
- a CDS encoding terminase small subunit has translation MSLTVKQQKFADEYIKSGNATEAAIKAGYSKRTAYSIGQENLKKVEIANYLEKRMKEISDSKVADQQEILEYLSSVMRGEQTEDVATAKGIYKDVPVGARDRIKAAELLGKRSAMWTEKHDVNARIASPVQIIDDIPKDSEEDG, from the coding sequence TTGAGTTTAACAGTAAAACAACAAAAGTTTGCAGATGAATATATTAAATCAGGTAATGCCACGGAAGCAGCAATTAAAGCAGGTTATTCGAAACGAACAGCTTACTCAATTGGACAAGAAAACCTGAAAAAAGTTGAAATTGCTAATTACTTAGAAAAACGAATGAAAGAAATATCTGATAGTAAAGTTGCCGATCAGCAAGAAATTCTTGAGTATTTGTCATCTGTTATGCGAGGCGAGCAAACAGAAGATGTAGCAACAGCTAAAGGTATTTACAAAGATGTTCCGGTAGGAGCAAGAGATAGAATTAAAGCAGCTGAATTGCTAGGCAAGCGGTCAGCAATGTGGACAGAGAAGCATGATGTGAATGCTAGGATTGCAAGTCCAGTGCAAATAATTGATGATATTCCAAAGGATAGTGAAGAAGATGGTTAG
- a CDS encoding PBSX family phage terminase large subunit: MVRLSSLIAPSFFSVYQDVKHHRYANYWLKGGRGSTKSSFVSLVIILGMMQDSEANAVVIRKVAATLRDSVFDQYLWAIDKLGVSDYWASSTSPMQLTYLPTGQQIRFKGADKPQKIKSQKFRHGYTKFKHFEEISDFKGMEEIRNINQSLNRGGSGIVTFSSYNPPASQRNWVNEATEQQSLRKDTLVHSSDYRSVPKEWLGKEFIADAEQLKLDNEKAYQHEYLGEVTGTGAEVFDNITVRKITQQERNDFESIYHGMDFGFTNDPTAYVDIAYEPNRRRILILNEIYQRRLMNNEAAEKIKQTGIGHELISADAAEPNTIAELRRLGLNVVGAPKGKGSREFTYKWLQGLSEIVIDPVTCPNAAREFRDYEYQRDGMGNFIETYPDGDDHTIDAVRYGMRRQMVKGGFVPWK, from the coding sequence ATGGTTAGATTATCTAGCTTGATTGCACCATCCTTTTTTAGTGTCTATCAAGATGTAAAACATCATCGCTATGCTAATTATTGGCTAAAGGGAGGACGTGGTTCAACTAAGTCCTCTTTTGTTTCGCTCGTTATCATTCTAGGCATGATGCAAGATTCAGAAGCAAATGCAGTGGTTATTCGTAAGGTTGCTGCCACCTTGCGTGATTCAGTGTTTGACCAATACTTGTGGGCAATCGACAAGCTAGGTGTGTCGGACTACTGGGCAAGCTCAACCAGTCCAATGCAACTAACGTACTTGCCGACAGGTCAACAAATACGGTTTAAAGGTGCTGACAAACCGCAAAAGATTAAGTCTCAGAAGTTTAGACATGGCTATACGAAATTCAAGCACTTTGAAGAAATATCAGACTTCAAAGGAATGGAAGAAATACGTAATATCAACCAGTCACTTAACAGAGGTGGTTCTGGCATTGTTACGTTCAGCTCTTACAACCCACCTGCTAGTCAGCGTAATTGGGTCAACGAAGCAACAGAACAGCAATCACTGCGAAAAGATACGTTAGTGCATTCGTCAGATTACCGCAGTGTGCCAAAAGAATGGCTTGGTAAAGAGTTTATTGCTGACGCTGAACAACTTAAGCTTGATAACGAAAAAGCCTACCAGCATGAGTATTTAGGCGAAGTTACAGGTACGGGCGCAGAAGTATTTGACAACATTACAGTGCGCAAGATTACTCAGCAAGAGCGCAATGATTTTGAAAGTATTTATCACGGCATGGACTTTGGATTTACTAATGATCCGACTGCTTATGTTGATATTGCTTACGAGCCAAACAGACGGCGAATACTTATTCTTAATGAAATCTATCAGCGCAGGTTAATGAATAATGAAGCAGCTGAGAAGATTAAGCAGACTGGTATTGGTCATGAATTGATTTCAGCTGATGCAGCAGAACCGAATACGATTGCTGAATTGCGCAGGTTAGGACTTAACGTTGTTGGCGCACCAAAAGGCAAAGGTAGCCGTGAGTTTACTTATAAATGGCTGCAAGGACTGAGTGAGATCGTGATTGACCCTGTTACTTGTCCGAATGCTGCGAGAGAGTTTAGAGATTACGAATATCAGCGTGATGGCATGGGTAACTTTATTGAAACATATCCAGATGGTGATGATCACACGATTGATGCGGTCAGGTATGGAATGCGTAGACAAATGGTGAAAGGAGGTTTTGTGCCATGGAAATAA